In Brassica rapa cultivar Chiifu-401-42 chromosome A06, CAAS_Brap_v3.01, whole genome shotgun sequence, a single window of DNA contains:
- the LOC103827965 gene encoding ureidoglycolate hydrolase, producing MESLESKTRFCFVALLLISLVWSQLPSSSAQQQHEPNPTIRTMEDFSGYPIHEPGQFGSISLASSLSVDAPGLQKQIEELSRFSDAPSPSVTRVLYTDKDVLARRYVKTLMTLAGLSVREDAVGNIFGKWDGSEPSLPAVATGSHIDAIPYSGKYDGVVGVLGAIEAINVLKRSGFKPKRSLEIILFTSEEPTRFGISCLGSRLLAGSKELAEALKTRVVDGQNVSFIEAAKSAGYAEDEDEDFSSVFLKKGSYFAFIELHIEQGPILEDEGLDIGVVTAIAAPASLKVEFEGNGGHAGAVLMPYRNDAGLAAAELALAVEKHVLESESIDTVGTVGILELHPGAINSIPSKSHLEIDTRDIDEARRNTVIKKIQESAYTIARKRKVKLTEFKIVNQDPPALSDKLVIKKMAEASTELNLSHKMMISRAYHDSLFMARISPMGMIFIPCYKGYSHKPEEYSSPEDMSNGVKVLSLTLAKLSID from the exons atggaatctTTAGAATCGAAGACTCGCTTCTGCTTTGTTGCTCTTCTGCTTATCTCCCTTGTCTGGTCTCAGCTACCTTCAAGCTCAGCTCAACAACAACATGAACCAAACCCAACGATTAGAACAATGGAGGATTTCTCCGGATACCCAATTCACGAACCGGGTCAATTCGGATCCATCAGTCTCGCTTCCTCACTCTCCGTTGATGCTCCAGGACTTCAAAAACAG ATAGAAGAGCTGTCTCGTTTCTCTGATGCTCCTTCTCCATCGGTCACAAGAGTTCTCTACACTGACAAAGATGTCTTGGCACGAAG GTATGTGAAGACTTTGATGACACTTGCTGGACTCTCTGTTAGAGAGGATGCTGTTGGTAACATATTTGGCAAATg GGATGGTTCAGAGCCAAGTCTTCCTGCTGTAGCCACTGGCTCTCACATCGATGCTATTCCATATTCAGGGAAGTATGATGGCGTTGTTGGTGTTTTGGGTGCCATTGAAGCGATCAATGTATTGAAAAG GTCGGGGTTTAAACCGAAGAGGTCTTTGGAGATAATCTTGTTCACATCTGAAGAACCTACCCGATTTGGGATCAGTTGTTTAGGAAG CCGCTTACTCGCTGGAAGCAAAGAACTTGCGGAAGCACTAAAGACTAGAGTTGTTGATGGACAGAATGTATCCTTTATAGAAGCAGCTAAATCAGCTGGGTAcgcagaagatgaagatgaagacttTTCGAGTGTGTTCTTGAAGAAAGGAAGCTATTTTGCTTTTATAGAGTTGCATATCGAACAAGGACCTATACTCGAAGATGAAG GTTTAGATATCGGTGTGGTAACCGCCATTGCTGCTCCAGCAAGTTTGAAGGTTGAATTTGAAGGCAATGGAGGTCACGCTGGTGCTGTGCTTATGCCATATAG AAATGATGCCGGGCTTGCGGCTGCAGAGTTGGCTCTTGCTGTGGAGAAACATGTGTTAGAATCAGAATCAATAGATACTGTAGGAACTGTTG GTATTCTGGAGCTACATCCTGGAGCAATCAACAGCATTCCAAGCAAATCTCATCTTGAAATCG ATACAAGAGATATTGATGAAGCGAGAAGAAACACTGTGATCAAGAAAATACAGGAATCTGCCTACACGATAGCTCGAAAACGAAAAGTGAAGCTAACAGAATTCAAGATTGTAAATCAAGATCCACCGGCTCTCTCAGACAAGCTAGTAATCAAGAAAATGGCAGAGGCAAGCACAGAGCTTAACTTATCACACAAGATGATGATAAGCCGAGCTTATCATGATTCTCTCTTCATGGCCAG GATATCTCCAATGGGTATGATATTCATCCCGTGCTACAAAG GATATAGCCATAAACCTGAAGAATATTCATCTCCTGAAGACATGTCTAATGGAGTAAAGGTACTTTCCCTCACACTGGCCAAGCTCTCAATAGACTGA
- the LOC103827967 gene encoding glu S.griseus protease inhibitor, with product MSDVCQDTAGEGMKSSWPELVGKRGEEAKDIIDRENTKVKAEIISEDAIVLAVVVCERVYVRVNDCGIVTQTPFVG from the coding sequence ACACCGCAGGTGAAGGGATGAAGAGCTCGTGGCCTGAATTGGTGGGgaaaagaggagaagaagcaaAAGATATAATTGATAGAGAGAATACCAAAGTGAAGGCTGAGATTATATCTGAAGACGCTATTGTTTTGGCTGTTGTGGTTTGTGAAAGGGTTTATGTTCGTGTCAATGACTGTGGCATTGTCACACAAACCCCTTTCGTCGGCTAA